A single genomic interval of Luteolibacter yonseiensis harbors:
- a CDS encoding ligase-associated DNA damage response exonuclease yields MNANKWLKVVPEGLYCAPGDFHIDAMSPVATNVVTHGHADHARAGHDRVFVTPITADIMRTRYGEDCAREMHPVPYGEKFGIGDVTLWFEPAGHVLGSAQVVIEHDGTRVVVSGDYKRRRDPTCAPFKVTECDVFITEATFGLPVFRHPTTESEIAKLVKSLRLFPERCHAVGVYSLGKCQRVIMELREQGYVKPVYLHGALVRLCELYRRHGVDLGETIPISSIDKKILRGEIVLCPPSALADRWARSLPDVLPCNASGWMQIRGRAKQKLIELPLVISDHADWDELLQTVDDVKAREVWITHGREDALTHALEQKGIKARSLRLVGYEEEDND; encoded by the coding sequence ATGAATGCGAACAAGTGGCTCAAGGTGGTTCCCGAGGGGCTGTATTGCGCGCCCGGGGATTTCCATATCGACGCGATGAGCCCGGTCGCCACCAACGTCGTGACCCATGGCCATGCCGACCACGCCCGCGCGGGACATGACCGCGTGTTCGTCACCCCCATCACCGCGGACATCATGCGCACCCGCTACGGCGAGGACTGCGCGAGGGAGATGCACCCGGTTCCCTATGGTGAGAAATTCGGGATCGGGGATGTCACCCTTTGGTTCGAGCCCGCCGGGCATGTGCTCGGCAGCGCGCAGGTCGTCATCGAGCACGACGGCACGCGGGTGGTGGTCTCCGGCGACTACAAGCGCCGCCGCGATCCGACCTGCGCGCCGTTCAAGGTCACCGAGTGCGATGTCTTCATCACGGAGGCGACGTTCGGCCTGCCGGTGTTCCGGCATCCCACGACAGAGAGCGAGATCGCGAAACTGGTCAAATCCCTGCGGCTTTTTCCCGAACGGTGCCATGCGGTGGGCGTGTATTCCCTCGGCAAGTGCCAGCGTGTCATCATGGAGCTGCGGGAGCAGGGATATGTGAAACCCGTCTATCTGCACGGTGCCTTGGTCAGGTTGTGCGAACTCTACCGCAGGCACGGGGTGGATCTCGGCGAGACCATTCCCATTTCCTCGATCGACAAGAAGATCCTGCGTGGCGAGATCGTGCTCTGCCCGCCGTCCGCTCTCGCGGACCGCTGGGCCAGGAGCCTGCCGGACGTGCTGCCGTGCAATGCCAGCGGCTGGATGCAGATCCGCGGGCGCGCGAAGCAGAAGCTCATCGAACTGCCGCTGGTCATCTCCGACCATGCGGATTGGGACGAGTTGCTGCAAACCGTCGATGATGTGAAGGCGCGGGAGGTATGGATCACCCATGGCCGCGAGGACGCGCTGACGCACGCGCTCGAACAAAAGGGCATCAAGGCCCGCTCCCTCCGGCTGGTGGGTTACGAAGAGGAGGACAACGACTGA
- a CDS encoding DUF6268 family outer membrane beta-barrel protein, with product MKSKPISKLLGFTAGLTLVSAGALRAQPPQERYSIMLGGSVTGSGDAEYSGDKLGEVETARYSVEASHMIPVGEQWMFEAGLGYNLLQTDQSAGAPLVPEDLTKFAVNLRAIWRRDDEWSVLASISPGFYGDDEVDVSDGLNVPLMVLGKWQKTENLSLALGVRVDVFSEMPVLPVFGVEWKINSEWQLALGAPRTELRYQWNEHLSLYGGAALEGESYAVDNPSLVTASGRSMGDTYLSEMEIRAVAGFEYRFDTGVTLNVEGGYSFGREFDYYDKDVKLEVDPAAFGAVSVSFDF from the coding sequence ATGAAATCAAAACCGATATCGAAGTTGCTGGGATTCACCGCGGGCCTGACCCTCGTTTCCGCCGGAGCGCTGCGGGCGCAGCCGCCGCAGGAACGCTACTCGATCATGCTGGGAGGGAGCGTGACGGGTTCCGGGGACGCGGAGTATTCCGGAGACAAGCTCGGCGAGGTGGAGACCGCGCGCTACAGCGTCGAGGCAAGCCACATGATTCCCGTGGGCGAACAATGGATGTTCGAGGCGGGGCTGGGTTACAACCTCCTGCAAACGGACCAGAGCGCCGGCGCCCCGCTGGTCCCGGAGGACCTCACCAAGTTCGCCGTGAACCTGCGGGCGATATGGCGTCGTGACGACGAGTGGTCGGTGCTCGCGAGCATTTCGCCGGGCTTCTACGGCGACGACGAGGTGGATGTGTCCGACGGCCTCAACGTCCCGCTGATGGTGCTCGGAAAATGGCAGAAGACCGAAAACCTGTCGCTGGCGCTGGGGGTGAGGGTGGACGTTTTTTCAGAGATGCCGGTCCTGCCGGTGTTCGGAGTGGAATGGAAGATCAACTCCGAGTGGCAGCTCGCGCTGGGCGCGCCACGCACCGAGCTGAGGTACCAATGGAACGAACATCTCTCGCTCTACGGCGGCGCGGCACTCGAAGGGGAATCCTATGCGGTGGACAATCCGTCGCTGGTGACCGCCTCCGGCCGCAGCATGGGCGACACCTATTTGTCCGAGATGGAAATCCGGGCGGTGGCGGGCTTCGAATACCGGTTCGACACCGGAGTGACGTTGAACGTCGAGGGCGGCTACTCCTTCGGGCGCGAGTTCGATTATTATGACAAGGACGTGAAGCTCGAGGTCGATCCGGCGGCGTTCGGCGCGGTGTCGGTTTCCTTCGATTTCTGA
- a CDS encoding beta strand repeat-containing protein yields the protein MKSKNQRLRLFAAINLTVTALALTPAALHAAATLDSNDTFITTGAVDGNVILPGDLSVVRGIDLGATASTALQIDYTGTSTRIAAFGITETGGAFLWKDNTAGAGRNKLSLGSANDLTLYKADGTTTGILLAPDAGTLTFPASGGSIKFGSVTALSANSSGALSFPVAPAFTSGLEVSGGQLQVTATTASTSSTTGAVTIAGGLGVASDSYINGVRVGRGAGNVAENTALGNLALSSNTTGTNNVASGNRALQANTTGTSNSATGHQALYLNTTGSYNAAHGTFALLFNSTGSYNSAFGPQALRNNTSGASNTATGFSALNSNTTGNYNLANGAQALYFNSTGSGNSAIGYQSLFSNTTGLNNSATGYQTLYLNNTGSYNTASGYQALTANTNGSNNAADGFRALYSSTTGSWNAAFGSQALYYNTTGANNTATGYQALNANTEGYSNSANGAFALASTNTGDYNSGTGYFALRYNTTGNNNSTIGTYGLVFNTTGSNNSSLGYSSGWNNTTGSLNVFIGANAGIYQSNGSTALTDPESSVYIGANVRGRNNNDNNSIVIGANAIGDGANTTVVGNTATEKSKVFGETTVVNNPWKTRATGVSPLADPTASANDSGGNALVVDGHAVLNGKVTLSERQGDILMGIFGN from the coding sequence ATGAAATCCAAAAATCAACGCCTCCGCCTGTTCGCCGCCATCAACCTGACGGTGACGGCCCTCGCCCTGACTCCTGCGGCGCTGCACGCCGCCGCCACCCTTGATTCCAACGACACCTTCATCACGACAGGTGCGGTGGACGGCAATGTCATCCTTCCCGGGGATCTGAGCGTGGTGAGGGGCATCGACCTCGGGGCGACGGCGTCCACGGCCCTGCAGATCGACTACACCGGAACCTCCACGCGCATCGCCGCCTTCGGCATCACCGAGACCGGAGGCGCCTTCCTATGGAAGGACAACACCGCCGGTGCCGGGAGAAACAAGCTGTCGCTGGGCTCCGCCAACGACCTCACCCTTTACAAGGCGGACGGCACCACGACCGGCATCCTTCTGGCGCCCGACGCTGGCACCCTCACCTTTCCGGCGAGCGGCGGCAGCATCAAGTTCGGCTCGGTCACGGCGTTGAGCGCGAACAGCAGCGGAGCGCTGTCCTTCCCGGTCGCACCGGCCTTCACCAGCGGGCTCGAGGTTTCGGGCGGCCAGCTGCAGGTGACCGCCACCACCGCCTCCACCTCCTCCACCACGGGAGCCGTGACGATCGCGGGCGGACTGGGAGTGGCCTCGGATTCCTATATCAATGGAGTCAGGGTCGGAAGAGGCGCGGGCAACGTGGCGGAAAACACCGCGCTCGGAAATCTCGCGTTGTCATCCAACACCACGGGGACCAACAACGTCGCGAGCGGCAACAGGGCGCTCCAGGCCAACACCACCGGCACCAGCAACTCCGCGACCGGACACCAGGCGCTCTATCTCAACACCACGGGATCCTACAACGCGGCCCACGGGACCTTCGCGCTGTTGTTCAACTCCACGGGTTCCTATAACTCCGCCTTCGGACCGCAGGCGCTCCGCAACAACACCTCGGGAGCCTCCAACACCGCGACCGGATTCAGCGCCCTCAACTCCAACACCACCGGCAACTACAACCTGGCGAACGGGGCTCAGGCCCTCTACTTCAACTCCACGGGTTCCGGGAACTCCGCGATCGGATATCAGTCGCTCTTCTCCAACACCACCGGCTTGAACAACTCCGCAACCGGATACCAGACCCTCTACCTCAACAACACCGGCAGCTACAACACCGCGTCCGGCTACCAGGCCCTCACCGCCAACACGAACGGCAGCAACAACGCCGCGGACGGCTTCAGGGCCCTCTACTCCAGCACCACGGGCAGTTGGAACGCCGCGTTCGGTTCACAGGCGCTTTATTACAACACCACCGGCGCCAACAACACCGCGACCGGCTACCAGGCCCTCAACGCCAACACCGAGGGTTATTCGAACTCCGCGAACGGTGCCTTCGCCCTCGCCAGCACCAACACGGGCGATTACAACTCCGGGACCGGATATTTCGCCCTCAGATACAACACCACGGGTAACAACAACTCCACGATCGGGACCTATGGCCTCGTATTCAACACCACGGGGAGCAACAACTCCAGCCTGGGCTATTCCTCCGGTTGGAACAACACCACCGGCAGCCTCAACGTCTTCATCGGTGCCAACGCCGGCATCTACCAGTCCAACGGCTCGACAGCCCTCACCGACCCCGAGAGCAGCGTGTATATCGGAGCCAACGTCCGCGGTAGGAACAACAACGACAACAACTCCATCGTGATCGGTGCGAACGCCATCGGCGATGGTGCGAACACCACCGTCGTCGGAAACACCGCGACGGAGAAATCCAAGGTGTTCGGGGAAACCACGGTCGTCAACAATCCGTGGAAAACCCGCGCGACGGGTGTTTCCCCGCTGGCCGACCCGACCGCTTCCGCCAATGACAGCGGCGGCAACGCGCTGGTGGTCGACGGCCACGCCGTGCTGAACGGAAAGGTCACGCTGAGCGAACGGCAGGGCGACATCCTGATGGGAATCTTCGGCAACTGA
- a CDS encoding cisplatin damage response ATP-dependent DNA ligase, with amino-acid sequence MKEFAKLIDRLFYTHSNLSKAVLLKDYFANTPDPDRGYALAAIAETLDFNFLKRGLIKELMFTRADPVLVEMSYDYVGEMSETVAHLWTPAPDMVRLERLPTLAELVGNFQAMNKEEIRLYLSTLLDNCTPTERWALLKLGTGGLRIGVTARFAKKVLAEFGGRDVHEIEEIWHSQRPPYVALFRWLEGAAEKPQAEESVNFVPVMLSHPLGGEKLEFRDYAAEWKYDGIRVQLISNDKGSAIFTRTGDDISHAFPDLLERIRFNAVLDGELLVRTGGNIGSFNDLQQRLNRKKPDKKLIERYPAYVIVYDALFLEGEDLRGRSYTERRERLTAWWEKHPINHMHVSESLEVLDQQQLDELRRRSNRVDIPYIEGLMLKRKDSAYVSGRPKGLWYKWKRDPLVVDAVMMYAQRGHGKRSSFYSDYTFGCWRDGELLPVGKAYSGFTDEELRKIDTWVRNNTIGRFGPVREVEKTLVFELAFDSVARSTRHKSGVSLRFPRVSRIRWDKPAGEADQLETLEKMVSGEG; translated from the coding sequence ATGAAGGAATTCGCCAAACTGATCGACCGGCTGTTCTACACGCACAGCAATCTTTCCAAGGCCGTGCTGCTGAAGGATTATTTCGCGAACACCCCCGATCCGGACCGGGGATATGCCCTGGCCGCGATCGCCGAGACCCTCGATTTCAATTTTCTCAAGCGCGGCCTCATCAAGGAACTGATGTTCACCCGTGCGGACCCCGTGCTGGTGGAGATGTCATACGACTACGTGGGCGAGATGTCGGAAACCGTCGCCCATCTGTGGACCCCGGCCCCGGACATGGTCCGCCTCGAACGCCTGCCGACACTCGCCGAACTGGTCGGAAATTTCCAAGCGATGAACAAGGAGGAGATAAGGCTCTATCTCTCCACCCTGCTGGACAACTGCACGCCCACCGAGCGCTGGGCATTGTTGAAACTGGGAACGGGAGGCCTGCGCATCGGCGTCACCGCCCGTTTCGCGAAGAAGGTGCTCGCGGAGTTCGGCGGCAGGGATGTCCATGAGATCGAGGAGATCTGGCACAGCCAGCGGCCTCCGTATGTCGCGTTGTTCCGGTGGCTGGAGGGCGCGGCGGAAAAACCGCAGGCGGAGGAAAGCGTCAACTTCGTCCCCGTCATGCTTTCCCATCCGCTCGGCGGGGAGAAGCTGGAGTTCCGGGACTATGCCGCCGAGTGGAAATACGACGGCATCCGCGTGCAACTGATCTCGAACGACAAGGGTTCCGCCATCTTCACCCGCACCGGCGACGACATCAGCCATGCCTTTCCCGACCTTCTCGAAAGGATCCGCTTCAACGCCGTGCTGGACGGCGAGCTGCTCGTCCGCACCGGCGGGAACATCGGCTCGTTCAACGATCTTCAACAGCGCCTGAACCGCAAGAAGCCGGACAAGAAACTCATCGAGCGCTACCCGGCCTATGTGATCGTCTACGACGCGCTCTTCCTCGAGGGGGAGGATCTTCGCGGCCGCAGTTATACCGAACGCCGTGAGAGGCTGACCGCGTGGTGGGAAAAACACCCGATCAACCACATGCATGTTTCCGAAAGCCTGGAGGTCCTCGACCAACAGCAGCTCGACGAACTGAGGCGCAGGTCGAACCGCGTCGACATTCCCTACATCGAGGGGCTGATGTTGAAACGGAAGGACAGCGCCTATGTCTCGGGGCGGCCGAAAGGTTTATGGTATAAATGGAAGCGCGACCCGCTGGTGGTCGATGCCGTCATGATGTACGCCCAGCGCGGCCACGGCAAACGGTCCAGCTTCTATTCCGACTATACCTTCGGTTGCTGGCGGGACGGCGAACTTCTTCCGGTCGGCAAGGCCTACTCCGGTTTCACCGACGAGGAGCTGAGGAAGATCGACACCTGGGTGCGCAACAACACCATCGGCCGCTTCGGTCCGGTGAGGGAGGTGGAGAAGACACTCGTGTTCGAGCTCGCCTTCGACTCCGTGGCGCGTTCGACACGCCACAAGTCCGGCGTGTCCCTCCGGTTTCCACGCGTCAGCCGCATCCGCTGGGACAAACCGGCGGGCGAGGCGGACCAGTTGGAGACGTTGGAAAAGATGGTGTCCGGGGAGGGGTAG
- a CDS encoding vWA domain-containing protein, which translates to MIGKNFFPSFRRPRGHRERTGPAKGLHTTGRILAILLASVSLSHAADPPWWTRAEDYTDIIDPSASHAVSENYAPVNVGQLKNVALKARQYLQTYLPGGPGDEVDTLVDGFYSTTESEDNYAPANLGQVKAVAKPFYDRLKAAGYDTRQNLINQGYPSGWTSDYPWLPTTPVAENYAAANLGQLKAVFSFDIWGRIFFGPHEEFIPANGYETFFVKGTDATGTAIDLSGTTWSLSGGGTISPGGQYGYFTSNGATGTFTVTATSGPHSAQTSVTVYTPVLTTLTATTDTPVIPPSGSTYVQAYGYDQHEHSFDIYSGTTWSVSGGGTITPYGDSASFTSNGTLGTFTITATHGAKVATTTVTVAARVLDRLEIDQSPATLLVPAAGTQLPFTVSYYDQFGSTIAPSAVTWSVSGGGTINTGTGLFTSNATPGTYTVTVASGSISHSTDLTVITSLPALTGLAAEGRYQRVVLTWDAFGLEWGTSFDHYNIYRSTSATGPFTDVGDNLNRTPYGAVDRGLTNGTTYWYYVTVVLKDNWGHKVESAPSDIVSATPIDLPVIGPMDVAFVLDNTGSMSGAINNIRAELQDIIGDIDVSSGHNYRLALVTPDTEGSNKRVLFASLNGTAFTTALNAITAGGGGGTPESTDVCLKHILNVSNGFSTPFRSTATKVVILITDALPSGGNDVFVEDETLTNVASDEYQAHQLALQAQTLGVRIGAVAVQDGAIPEPFYRIMHDYYAAITAPPGKDPIYHEVPSDGTGAAAAVLDVIEQGAP; encoded by the coding sequence ATGATTGGTAAAAACTTTTTCCCAAGCTTCCGGCGCCCGCGCGGCCACCGTGAACGCACCGGCCCTGCCAAGGGCCTCCACACCACGGGCAGGATCCTCGCGATCCTCCTCGCCTCCGTCTCCCTGTCCCATGCGGCGGATCCGCCGTGGTGGACGAGGGCCGAGGACTACACCGACATCATCGACCCGTCCGCGTCGCACGCCGTGAGTGAGAACTACGCGCCGGTGAACGTCGGACAGCTCAAGAATGTCGCGTTGAAAGCCCGGCAATATCTCCAGACCTATCTTCCCGGCGGCCCCGGGGACGAGGTGGACACGCTCGTCGACGGGTTCTACTCGACGACGGAATCCGAGGACAACTACGCGCCCGCGAACCTGGGCCAGGTGAAGGCCGTGGCCAAGCCGTTCTACGACCGCCTGAAGGCCGCCGGATACGACACGAGGCAGAACCTCATCAACCAGGGCTATCCCTCCGGCTGGACTTCGGATTATCCGTGGCTGCCCACCACGCCTGTCGCGGAGAACTACGCCGCGGCGAACCTGGGACAGCTCAAGGCGGTGTTCAGCTTCGATATCTGGGGGCGGATTTTCTTCGGCCCCCACGAGGAGTTCATTCCGGCGAACGGTTATGAGACCTTCTTCGTCAAGGGGACCGACGCCACCGGAACGGCCATCGACCTGTCCGGCACCACTTGGAGCCTGAGCGGTGGCGGGACCATCTCCCCGGGCGGACAGTACGGTTACTTCACCTCGAACGGAGCCACCGGAACCTTCACGGTCACCGCGACGAGCGGACCGCACAGCGCCCAGACCTCGGTGACGGTTTACACTCCCGTGCTGACCACGCTGACGGCCACCACCGACACGCCGGTGATCCCTCCTTCCGGAAGCACCTATGTCCAGGCCTACGGTTACGACCAGCACGAACACTCGTTCGACATCTATTCCGGGACCACGTGGTCGGTCAGCGGCGGTGGAACCATCACCCCCTATGGCGACTCCGCGAGCTTCACCTCGAACGGCACGTTGGGCACCTTCACCATCACCGCCACCCATGGCGCGAAAGTGGCCACCACCACGGTCACGGTCGCCGCACGGGTGCTCGACAGGCTGGAGATCGACCAATCACCGGCGACCCTGCTGGTGCCGGCCGCGGGCACGCAACTGCCGTTCACCGTCAGTTATTACGACCAGTTCGGCAGCACCATCGCCCCCTCCGCGGTGACGTGGAGTGTCTCCGGCGGCGGGACGATCAACACGGGCACCGGCCTGTTCACCTCGAACGCCACGCCCGGCACCTACACCGTCACCGTCGCAAGCGGAAGCATCAGCCACTCGACGGATCTGACGGTGATCACCTCCCTGCCCGCCCTCACGGGTCTGGCGGCCGAGGGGCGCTACCAGCGTGTCGTCCTGACGTGGGATGCCTTCGGGCTCGAATGGGGGACCTCCTTCGACCACTACAACATCTACCGCTCGACGTCCGCCACCGGACCGTTCACGGACGTGGGGGACAACCTCAACCGCACCCCTTACGGAGCGGTGGACCGCGGGCTGACCAACGGCACGACCTACTGGTATTACGTCACGGTGGTCCTCAAGGACAACTGGGGTCATAAGGTGGAGTCGGCGCCGTCGGACATCGTTTCCGCGACACCGATCGATCTCCCGGTCATCGGGCCGATGGACGTCGCGTTCGTTCTCGACAACACCGGATCGATGTCCGGAGCGATCAACAACATCCGGGCGGAACTCCAGGACATCATCGGCGACATCGACGTTTCCTCGGGCCACAACTACCGCCTCGCGCTGGTGACTCCGGACACGGAGGGATCCAACAAGAGGGTTCTCTTCGCATCGCTGAACGGCACCGCCTTCACCACCGCGCTGAACGCCATTACCGCCGGCGGTGGAGGCGGCACACCGGAAAGCACGGACGTCTGCCTGAAGCATATCCTGAACGTCTCGAACGGATTCAGCACGCCCTTCCGCAGCACCGCCACCAAGGTGGTGATCCTGATCACGGACGCCCTCCCGAGCGGTGGAAATGATGTGTTCGTGGAGGATGAGACGCTCACGAACGTGGCATCGGACGAATACCAGGCACACCAGCTCGCGCTCCAGGCGCAGACGCTTGGAGTGCGGATCGGCGCGGTGGCCGTGCAGGACGGAGCCATTCCGGAACCGTTCTACCGCATCATGCACGACTACTATGCGGCCATCACCGCTCCGCCCGGCAAGGACCCCATCTACCATGAGGTTCCCTCCGATGGAACGGGAGCCGCCGCCGCGGTGCTTGACGTGATCGAGCAAGGCGCGCCCTGA
- a CDS encoding DUF892 family protein, which produces MFNPNSLEDILAAEIQDLYSAETQLIKGLPKLAQAASYTELVAAFEAHLEETRSHLERLQEFSYLLEIASAESVHEEDEEAIDDLDLVYAA; this is translated from the coding sequence ATGTTCAATCCCAACTCTCTCGAAGACATTCTCGCAGCCGAAATCCAGGATCTCTACAGCGCGGAAACCCAACTGATCAAGGGTTTGCCAAAGTTGGCCCAGGCGGCTTCCTATACCGAACTTGTCGCTGCTTTCGAAGCCCACCTTGAGGAAACACGATCGCACCTCGAGCGGCTCCAGGAGTTCTCGTATCTTCTTGAAATCGCCTCCGCCGAAAGCGTTCACGAGGAAGATGAGGAAGCCATCGACGATCTCGATCTTGTATACGCCGCTTGA